One genomic window of Actinoplanes lobatus includes the following:
- a CDS encoding DJ-1/PfpI family protein: MLAQIVLFDGFDPLDVIAPYEALVAGGIPRVELVSAGGPRAVPSGIGPLTLNATAHLDPERADLVVVPGAAAAALDEIPAVLARALETPLPGMLAVVLNRPGAITATVCGGSLLLAMAGLITGRPATTHQFGLDALTAAGAVAIDARIVEDGDLVTASSVTSGLDLGLYLLERTLGAPSAHAVERLFHHERRGTVWRPAPAAAQPVIR, encoded by the coding sequence TTGCTTGCACAGATCGTGTTGTTCGACGGATTCGACCCGTTGGACGTCATCGCACCGTACGAGGCTCTGGTGGCCGGCGGGATCCCGCGGGTCGAGCTGGTGTCCGCCGGGGGGCCGCGTGCCGTCCCCAGCGGGATCGGCCCCCTGACCCTGAACGCGACCGCCCACCTGGATCCCGAGCGGGCGGACCTGGTCGTCGTCCCCGGGGCGGCCGCCGCGGCTCTGGACGAGATCCCGGCGGTGCTGGCCCGCGCGCTGGAGACCCCGCTGCCCGGGATGCTCGCCGTCGTCCTGAACCGGCCGGGCGCGATCACGGCCACGGTCTGCGGCGGTTCGCTGCTGCTGGCCATGGCCGGGCTGATCACCGGCCGTCCCGCCACCACCCACCAGTTCGGTCTGGACGCCCTCACCGCGGCCGGCGCCGTGGCGATCGACGCCCGTATCGTCGAGGACGGTGACCTGGTCACCGCCTCGAGCGTCACGTCCGGTCTGGACCTGGGCCTCTACCTGCTCGAACGAACCCTGGGTGCCCCGTCGGCCCATGCCGTCGAACGCCTCTTCCACCACGAGCGCCGGGGCACCGTCTGGCGCCCCGCCCCCGCCGCTGCCCAGCCGGTCATCCGATGA
- a CDS encoding helix-turn-helix transcriptional regulator — translation MDNRAEVRDFLTSRRAKITPERAGLPAAGQRRVPGLRRSEVAALAGMSVEYYAKLERGTLAGVSAGVLDAISRALQLDEAERAHLLRLAHEADGSSAVLRPRRRPKQWTVRPSLQWSLDSISAPAILSNMRGDLLAGNLLGHAMYSDAFAGGHPNFARFTFLDSAAHRFFPDWDGAADITVANLRTAAGKDPHDKGLHDLVGELSTRSDDFRRRWAAHNVRIHGTGVKHFRHHIVGDLILNYETMDLRAEPDLTLTIYTAEPQSSTDHALALLASWAVTAQEIG, via the coding sequence GTGGACAACCGAGCCGAGGTACGCGACTTCCTCACCTCCCGACGCGCCAAGATCACCCCGGAGCGGGCCGGGCTCCCCGCCGCCGGGCAGCGCCGGGTTCCCGGACTGCGCCGCAGCGAGGTCGCCGCCCTGGCCGGGATGAGTGTCGAGTACTACGCGAAGCTCGAACGCGGCACGCTGGCCGGGGTGTCCGCCGGGGTGCTGGACGCGATCTCCCGGGCCCTGCAACTGGACGAGGCCGAGCGCGCCCACCTGCTGCGGCTCGCCCACGAGGCGGACGGCAGCAGCGCCGTGCTGCGGCCCCGGCGCCGGCCGAAGCAGTGGACGGTCCGGCCCAGTCTGCAATGGTCGCTCGACTCGATCAGCGCACCGGCGATCCTGTCCAACATGCGGGGCGATCTGCTCGCCGGGAACCTGCTGGGCCACGCCATGTACAGCGATGCGTTCGCGGGCGGCCACCCGAATTTCGCCAGGTTCACCTTCCTGGACTCGGCGGCCCACCGGTTCTTCCCGGACTGGGACGGTGCGGCCGACATCACGGTGGCGAACCTGCGGACCGCGGCCGGCAAGGATCCGCACGACAAGGGCCTGCATGATCTGGTCGGCGAGCTGTCCACCCGCAGCGACGATTTCCGCCGCCGGTGGGCGGCGCACAACGTGCGGATCCACGGCACCGGGGTCAAGCACTTCCGGCACCACATCGTCGGGGACCTGATCCTGAACTACGAGACCATGGACCTGCGGGCCGAACCCGACCTGACGCTGACGATCTACACTGCCGAGCCGCAGTCATCGACCGATCACGCGCTCGCACTGCTCGCCTCCTGGGCCGTCACGGCCCAGGAGATCGGCTGA
- a CDS encoding tetratricopeptide repeat protein: MSEVAAYQRASSLLDVGRDAQAVETLRAALAGTPDDAALLTLLSFALRRRRDLPGALAAAEAALAAEPGRPEAHVEHAETLLALLRDGDARTAAEQAVRLAPNRPSGHLVLARALAADRHLAEARAAAARGLALAPRSVEALLTVADVARDAGRRDEAEEAARAALRIDPDNDYGRWLLAMLDAERLRVRRSLRTLRDVARDNPARPNVLSMTWPIRRLLSGLRRWLTVAVVLTCAAALIAVRFPPMLPPSRLMAATFVLLATGFSLRLLLPAGALPWRSLQLTPPLLRRALYARMVTAVVQAGLLIGYAATSTTSLTVIAVALVPLQLLLGLIAAIGAHLDDPGHMHALRDIARQLRELRAELRRWWAETRRELRDAWRDDP, translated from the coding sequence GTGAGTGAAGTGGCGGCGTATCAGCGGGCGAGTTCCCTCCTCGACGTCGGCCGCGACGCTCAGGCCGTCGAGACCCTACGGGCCGCGCTGGCCGGGACGCCGGACGACGCCGCCCTTCTCACCCTGCTCTCCTTCGCCCTGCGCCGCCGGCGTGATCTGCCGGGAGCGCTGGCGGCCGCCGAGGCGGCTCTCGCGGCCGAGCCGGGCCGTCCCGAGGCCCACGTCGAGCACGCCGAGACCCTGCTCGCCCTGCTGCGCGACGGCGACGCCCGGACGGCCGCCGAGCAGGCCGTCCGCCTGGCCCCGAACCGCCCGTCCGGGCATCTGGTGCTGGCCCGCGCGCTGGCCGCCGACCGGCACCTCGCCGAGGCCCGGGCCGCCGCCGCACGCGGGCTGGCGCTGGCGCCCCGCTCGGTCGAGGCCCTGCTCACCGTGGCTGACGTGGCCCGTGACGCCGGCCGCCGGGATGAGGCCGAGGAGGCGGCCCGCGCCGCCCTGCGTATCGATCCGGACAACGACTACGGCCGCTGGCTGCTCGCGATGCTCGACGCCGAACGTCTTCGCGTCCGCCGTTCCCTGCGCACTCTGCGTGATGTCGCCCGGGACAATCCCGCCCGCCCGAACGTGCTGTCGATGACCTGGCCGATCCGTCGGCTGCTGTCCGGCCTGCGCCGCTGGCTCACCGTGGCCGTCGTGCTGACCTGCGCGGCCGCCCTGATCGCCGTCCGGTTCCCGCCGATGCTGCCGCCCAGCCGCCTGATGGCAGCCACGTTCGTGCTGCTCGCGACCGGTTTCAGCCTTCGCCTGCTGCTGCCGGCGGGTGCTCTTCCCTGGCGCAGCCTTCAGCTCACGCCGCCGCTGCTGCGCCGTGCGCTCTACGCCCGCATGGTCACCGCGGTCGTGCAGGCCGGGCTCCTCATCGGGTACGCCGCCACCTCGACGACCTCACTGACGGTGATCGCGGTCGCCCTCGTACCCCTGCAGTTGCTCCTGGGTCTGATCGCCGCGATCGGCGCCCATCTCGACGATCCGGGCCACATGCACGCGCTTCGTGACATCGCCCGCCAGCTCCGCGAGCTGCGTGCCGAGCTGCGCCGATGGTGGGCCGAGACCCGCCGCGAGTTGCGCGACGCCTGGCGCGACGACCCGTGA
- a CDS encoding benzoate/H(+) symporter BenE family transporter gives MSDQRRILDYAPPSAVNAGLLAVLIGFTSSAAIVFSAARAAGADDAELASWMLALAVGMGVTCIGLSLRFRAPVVTAWSTPGAALLVTGLEGATMREAIGAFVVSAALITLTGVTGWFGRMMDRVPTSLTSALLAGVLIQFGIGLFASANQDLPLIAAMFGTYLVARRFLPRYAVLTALAAGIAVAAATGSFRPGEVRFGWASPVFTMPSFTWQAIIGVALPLFVVTMASQNLPGVAVLRNDGYQVPVSPLITWTGAVNLVLAPFGAFGLNLAAITAAICTGPHAHPDPKRRYLASVWAGVFYLCVAALGATITSLLAALPAVLVLGIAGIGLLGTIGSSLTTGLRDDRWREAAVVTLLATASGIELLGVGSAFWGLIAGLLTAAATGAFRREAKVAV, from the coding sequence TTGTCCGACCAGCGCAGAATCCTCGACTACGCCCCGCCGTCCGCGGTCAACGCGGGACTGCTCGCCGTACTGATCGGCTTCACCAGCTCGGCGGCGATCGTGTTCAGCGCCGCCCGCGCGGCCGGCGCCGACGACGCGGAACTCGCCTCCTGGATGCTGGCGCTCGCCGTCGGCATGGGCGTCACCTGCATCGGCCTGTCGCTGCGATTCCGGGCGCCGGTCGTCACCGCCTGGTCCACGCCGGGCGCCGCGCTGCTGGTCACCGGCCTCGAAGGCGCCACCATGCGGGAGGCGATCGGCGCGTTCGTGGTGTCCGCCGCGCTGATCACGCTGACCGGCGTGACCGGCTGGTTCGGCCGGATGATGGACCGGGTGCCGACGTCGCTGACGTCCGCGCTGCTCGCCGGTGTCCTGATCCAGTTCGGCATCGGCCTGTTCGCCTCCGCCAACCAGGACCTCCCGCTGATCGCCGCGATGTTCGGCACCTACCTGGTGGCCCGGCGGTTCCTTCCCCGGTACGCGGTGCTCACCGCGCTGGCCGCCGGGATCGCGGTGGCCGCGGCGACCGGCTCGTTCCGGCCGGGCGAGGTGCGTTTCGGCTGGGCGTCGCCGGTGTTCACGATGCCGTCGTTCACCTGGCAGGCCATCATCGGGGTGGCGCTGCCGCTGTTCGTGGTCACCATGGCGTCGCAGAACCTGCCGGGCGTCGCCGTGCTGCGCAACGACGGCTACCAGGTGCCGGTGTCGCCGCTGATCACCTGGACCGGGGCGGTGAACCTGGTGCTCGCCCCGTTCGGCGCGTTCGGCCTCAACCTGGCCGCGATCACGGCGGCGATCTGCACCGGCCCGCACGCGCATCCCGACCCCAAGCGCCGGTATCTCGCCTCGGTGTGGGCCGGCGTGTTCTACCTCTGCGTGGCCGCGCTCGGGGCGACCATCACCTCACTGCTGGCCGCGCTGCCCGCGGTGCTCGTGCTCGGGATCGCCGGGATCGGCCTGCTCGGGACGATCGGCAGCTCCCTGACCACCGGCCTGCGCGACGACCGGTGGCGCGAGGCCGCCGTGGTGACGCTTCTGGCCACCGCCTCCGGCATCGAACTGCTCGGCGTCGGGTCGGCGTTCTGGGGACTCATCGCCGGCCTGCTCACCGCGGCGGCCACCGGAGCGTTTCGCCGCGAGGCGAAGGTAGCGGTCTGA
- a CDS encoding DUF3817 domain-containing protein, whose product MPLRIAAAAELATLLVLFANLATVHWPPVSSAIGPLHGCAYLFVIVLAVRETRSTGTRLAALIPGIGGLLVLRRLAAERRHGRAT is encoded by the coding sequence ATGCCCCTCCGTATCGCAGCGGCGGCCGAGCTGGCGACATTGCTGGTCCTGTTCGCGAATCTGGCCACCGTCCACTGGCCGCCGGTGTCCTCGGCGATCGGCCCCCTGCACGGCTGCGCCTACCTGTTCGTGATCGTCCTCGCCGTCCGGGAGACCCGATCCACCGGCACTCGCCTGGCAGCCCTGATCCCGGGCATCGGCGGCCTTCTGGTCCTGCGCCGCCTGGCCGCCGAACGCCGGCACGGCCGGGCGACCTGA
- a CDS encoding GlxA family transcriptional regulator, giving the protein MLTVAVLALDGVIPFDLSTPIEVFNRTRLPDGRPAYRVRVCGLGGPVDSGAFHLTPPWGLDALADADTIIIPGCADPAAPLPPRVLGALRSAAADGTRIASICAGAFVLAATGLLDGRRATTHWLATKRLAEAYPEVEVDPDVLYVDNGQFLTSAGAAAGLDLCLHLIRRDHGSAVAADAARLSVMPLEREGGQAQFIVHDQPPTPRGSELEPVLKWMQDNADRALSLDDIAEQAGMSCRTLNRRFREQTGTTPLQWLLRARIRQAQYLLEATDHSIERISGQAGFGSSTAFRERFKKIVGTSPYAYRAAFQTAEAR; this is encoded by the coding sequence ATGCTCACCGTGGCCGTGCTCGCCCTGGACGGCGTCATCCCCTTCGACCTGTCCACCCCGATCGAGGTGTTCAACCGGACCCGCCTGCCGGACGGCCGGCCCGCCTACCGGGTCCGCGTCTGCGGGCTCGGCGGCCCCGTCGACTCCGGCGCCTTCCACCTGACGCCACCATGGGGGCTGGACGCCCTGGCCGACGCGGACACGATCATCATTCCGGGCTGCGCCGATCCGGCCGCCCCGCTCCCACCGCGGGTGCTCGGCGCTCTGCGTTCGGCCGCGGCCGACGGCACCAGGATCGCGTCGATCTGCGCGGGCGCGTTCGTTCTCGCCGCCACCGGGCTGCTCGACGGGCGGCGTGCGACCACACACTGGCTGGCCACGAAGCGGCTCGCGGAGGCGTACCCGGAAGTGGAAGTTGATCCTGATGTTCTCTATGTCGACAACGGGCAGTTCCTCACCTCGGCCGGCGCGGCCGCCGGGCTCGATCTGTGCCTGCATCTGATCCGGCGCGATCACGGGTCGGCGGTCGCGGCCGACGCGGCCCGGCTCTCGGTCATGCCGTTGGAGCGGGAGGGTGGCCAGGCGCAGTTCATCGTTCATGATCAGCCACCGACTCCGCGCGGGTCCGAGTTGGAGCCGGTGCTGAAGTGGATGCAGGACAACGCGGACCGGGCACTGTCGCTCGACGACATCGCCGAGCAGGCGGGGATGAGTTGCCGCACCCTGAACCGCCGGTTTCGGGAGCAGACCGGGACCACGCCGCTGCAATGGCTGCTGCGTGCGCGGATCCGTCAGGCGCAGTACCTGCTGGAGGCCACCGACCACTCCATCGAGCGGATCTCCGGCCAGGCGGGATTCGGGTCGTCGACGGCTTTCCGTGAGCGGTTCAAGAAGATCGTCGGCACCAGCCCGTACGCGTATCGGGCGGCCTTTCAGACCGCGGAGGCCCGGTGA